From the Balearica regulorum gibbericeps isolate bBalReg1 chromosome 11, bBalReg1.pri, whole genome shotgun sequence genome, the window AAGcataaaatcagttttaaaaccGACGGTATTGCATGCAAACAATGGAAACTGGAGAGTCTATCCAGCAGACTTTCTAACCTGGTCTGCCACTGTGCTAACACTGGACCTCTTAAGCTTCCTCACTGCAACAACCAGTTTTCCACATGTTGGCAATGCAGTAGTGTAGCTTTGGTATTCAGAGCCCTGCATCAATTGTACGTGGTGTTTGTAatcctggggcagggagagataAAGTCTGGCTGGAAAGTAGGCAAAATTGCACTTGAGATGGGGCCAAGCTGCAGTACCCGAGCTGGTGGTGCTGTGCAGTCTGGGTTCTGACCTTCATTTCAAAGCCTTGTCATTGCAGAAACCAGTTATGCTCTGGCAGTTTTGGGGTGTAGCTTGCCTTAAGCTAATAAAGGCTTTCAGATAACATTGCTTAATGACTTCAGTCAACACTGTATCAGGGTGGATAAATAGAATTAAGAATAAATATTCTTAATTCAAAATGCAATCAGTTGATCCGCAAAGTAAAGCAAATTATACTTCTTGCCTGAGGATCTGCGGCGTCCCTAAAGGCAGGGAACTTTGACCAAAAGGAAAGTTTGATACTAGTCAAGTGTGAATGGCATTTCATAGGAGTTTGGGAAGCACTGAGGCCAACAGGTATTCTTGGCTTCCACCTCTGGTATAAACTCAGAAAATCAAGATAGTCCATGACACTGTCTCTGAGTCTGATTACACAAACAAGGAGAACAGCATAGTTGCTCTAATTGATGATTCTGCTGGTGTTCtcatactgcatttttattgcttccAAATTTACTGCCAACAGATCAGGTGCCTTGTTTGTGTAGACCTATATCCTGTGGACTCATTTCAGTTCTCTGCTTGCTAGCTTCTGTATTTGGAAAGTTCTGCAGCCATCCACTTTTTGCAATGACAGGTCCTTTCTTGTCACAATCTTCTACTGAGCCGCTTATTAATAATATCACAAATTATCAGTGCTTCAATTAGTACCACTAGTCATTGTACATGACTTAGCATTTTTTCAGAGTTGTCATATGATGGTCAATGGTCtcacttttgtttttacaaatgcATCAGTCTGTGACTGGAGTATCCACAAAGAACTAGCTACTATGCACTTACCCaattaaaaaatcccatttctgaAAAGCTTGTCTTTTAAGAACCACtagaaatatatattcaaatgtACCatgttttcatctctgctttctcagGGGAGGGGGTAGGAAAGAGGGAGGGACATTGCTTGGCTTAATCAGAAATCAACTATATTCCAATTATGAGTAccaaacaaagcagcagtaagATCTCTTGTTATTAAACTAACAATTGATTCTTTATCACAGATCTATTATTATTCAGGAGGCCAGTCTTACTCCTATGGAGAGTTTAAGAACAGGATAACAGCTGCAACAGGTCCGGGGAATGCATCAATAACAATCTCCAACATGCAGCCCTCAGACACGGGTTCCTATACCTGTGAAGTTTTCAGCCCGCAGGGTGATGCTGGACAGAGTCAAAAATCTGTGATTGTCAGCGTGCTGGGTAAGCGCCTTTCCTCTCTATTGCTGTATTGTAGTTTTCCCTCATTATGAAACACTGAATTCACAGCTCAAAATATGTAGGAGCAGAGGGAGTAAGAGAACTGGGATAAACAAGGCCCGTGATGCAGAGAAAGGGCTCGCTGATGCACTGACGCAGAGATTTTTTCCAAGGGCTCTggaggcaggcagagcctgggctGCCCTCTAGCTTCCACACAAAGCAGACCTGATACCACTCCGCAGCCACCCTTGTGTGATCCACAGTGAAACCTCACTCTCCCATGAGTGGCCTTCAGATTCACTTTGTGCCCTCAAAAAGCTACCTAATGTAAGCAGGTAAGTGGGTAGCTGGAATTACCCAATTTCACTATTTTCATGTTGGAAAACAAAGTGATACTaactttgattaaaataaaaagcccttttAGCCAAGTGACAACTTCTCTCTgaagtttcctttcctttcctttcctttcctttcctttcctttcctttcctttcctttcctttcctttcctttcctttcctttcctttcctttcctttcctttcctttcctttcctttcctttcctttcctttcctttcctttcctttcctttcctttcctttcctttcctttcctttccatttccatttccatttccatttccatttcttttaggATAACCCAGCCCCAGCAAAGACCAAAATTTTACTAATTTTACCTAATGTTGGTCATGGTGACTTGCATAAATCCGGGGAGAGGCAGCAGTACAGCCCAAGGGTTCTGGCTCGCCCCAATTCCCACAAACTCTAGAAACTCAGAAACTCCATGCTCTGGATGGAAGTAGTACTAAGTCTCTTTTGGCTGGAACTAAGCAATAGTTCAACCATGAACAGACAGGACAGAAAGGATGAAAAGCAGTGGAATGAGGTATTTTAGTTCCTAGTAAGATAAAAGTTTGTACTAACCCCATCTAATCAGAATCTTCTCCTGGGTACAAAGTGAGGAAATGCTATCaaaacagatatatttttaacagaactGTAGTTAATTTATTTCCTCCACAACTGAAGAATCAGGTCTTGATCCTCTCCCTTTATGTGGAAAAGTTCCTGCTGTGTCCCTAAAGAAAATGATGCCGCTATGTGGCAGACCGGTGTATGACGAGCAGTGATTGGTCCATTATAATTAAAGTCATTGATAGTCTTCATCTCAACACCTCCATAATAATAGTTAGTatgcaaatggaagaaaagataataaaaatgtatcCTGGGCCATGTACATATATTTACTCATTTATGTTATTTAAATCTTTACGGGATAGCCTTTGGTCAGAGCCATAAAGAAGACTCTGCTCTCGGATGGAAATCTGTAGGTggggttcctttttttttttttcaatttacttATAGCAGCACAGTACCAGAACTTGAGGTGGATGCTTGCAGCCCTGGGTATGAACTCACGATGTCTCTGTTCTCCTCATTGTTATTTCACAGTCAAACCATCAAAACCTTTCTGCAAAATAGAAGGAACGCCTGAAAAAGGCCATCTAATCTACCTCTTATGCAAATGTGAAGAAGGATTGCCTCACCCTACCTACCACTGGTACAAAGTACACGAGAACACCCTCAAGCCTGTGACTGAACAACTTAGTACGTAACTACAGGAGTACCATACCATGTTCCAGATCTGGAATTCCATAATATGAGCCATTTCAAATACTGTGTATCACATAGGGTAGTTAAAACTTATCCTCCTCTTCTGAGGGTCAATGTCACAGAATCGTATTTTTACTTACTCAAATCGACTGATAGCTGTCACAAACACAGGATGATTTTTctaattgttttaataaaaattgtgtGGTGTGGTAAAGTCTTGTCTATGCCATTACTTTAAATTGTTAAAATGGGAGAAATGTTTATGGCTTTACATCTCCCTTCCCTCGGAATTATGAGTGAACTTATACTCAGAAAAAGTTAAGTCAATTTGTCATTCAGGTGCTAAGACCTCCATCCCGAAAATCTTCAGTACCtgttacattttcatttgtgaagTTGCACTGACAATAGTATCAATGCGGGTAAAACATCAGGCAGACAGACTGATTTGCAGAGTAAGCGTCGACTTCGCATGTTCTAATACACTCCTGCAGAATCTGCTGTAGTAATTTTCATAGAAggtaaatgttttttatttaaaaaaatataaaaaacccaaatgaatgAATAATTGGAGAACCTTGTTTCTAATCTCTTAATAGCTCTCAATATTACCAACTACAGAAAACCATTTGCCTCTACAGTATACAAAGGGTAACCTGTATCTGCTCTGTTTGTCATAGATCCAAACTCTGGCATTCTTTACATTGGCAATCTCACCACCTTTGAAACTGGGTATTACCGGTGCATAGCCAGCAACGTCCTGGGGAACAGCACCTGTGAGCTTGACCTGACTGCTAACCGTAAGTTTAATGCACGAAAGTAATCACCTATTTGAGGTATGACATGCACAGtttgcagaaaaatgctgtaaatttgaagcatagatttttttgaagtaaaaacaGAATGAGCTTTGGAGAGCTCTGGAGTTTTCATCCAGGCATGCCCAGAATTTACACTGACCTAAACAACTCATTTCACATCTCCAGCTTCGTTTCCCACTGGGAACAGGAGCTGAACCTGGCTCTGACTGCAGAACCTTTACTGGGAACTAACAGGGAGTTTAGAGCAATTTCTTCCAGCCAACACTCCGAGTGAGGTCCCCCTGTCCCAGAATTTACAACCATCAATGAAATGTGGTAGTACAAGGACTTGGGCACCACAGATGTAACCACTAGCTAAAAATACTGCAGTCATGGAAAAATACCTTATCCTGACTGTTCTCAAGCAGTGGTCAACCATACCTGCATGCAGATTTTTCATGTAATCAGTAACATTTAACGAGAGCCAAGCACATGTTGTACAACCAGCATGAGAGATTTCCCTGAAATGGTCGCTCAATTACTCAGTGGTCTATAAAATGAGAATCTCAGGCCAGAGCTAGAAGAAGCTGTATTGAAGTGGAAATAGAAGGTTTTGGGGGCTCACAAATGATCAGAGCATACATTTTACATCTTACCTGAAAGGCAGAGATAAAGGCAAcctgaatttcagaatttgtttgcAAGGACTGAAGAGCAAAGGCTTTCAACTATTGCTGAAGGATCAAAGGATGTCAACTATGTTAACATCCTAATGTTTCCCTTAGCCAGGCATAAACATGAGGTTTGTTGGGGTAGGGAGCTAACTCAAGAAAGGAGGCAGCAAAGGTCATAGGGATTTTGCTATAATACTACTTTTGAAAAAGTCAAgtaatctatttttctttccagattcaGACAGTGGTATTGTTGCTGGAGCATTAATTGGAGCAATTCTGGCAGCTGTTATCATCTGCATTATCGTCTGGGTCTTAACCAAGAAGGCAAAGAATAAGAAGTCATCAAGTAATGAGATGCAGTAagagtttgtttcattttttctgtaaagcacTGCTGATAAACCAGAACTAAagtaaaatgtaattactgTAAACATTTTTGAAGGGTAAAACcctttttgaaggttttttttttttttgagaaaacttCCAGAGTGAGAATATTTTGTGTGACTTTAAGCTGTTGCTCTTGTAACAGAAGTTGCCATTCCCTCTTCCTTACGTTTACAGGCAGCTACCACTTAGCAGTTTCTAAAGTAGTAaagtaaatgtgttttaaacaaCACAAACTAAAAGCAACATGttggaaaaacagttttaaattaaaagttaatgGTGACTGTTAATGGCAGGTGGAGGAAGTAAAAACAGGAATAGCAGCTAATTTACTGGGATTGTACGTTATTGGATTTAAACACAGAGGGTTCAGTTCAATGCTATTTGAAATTACAGGACACACACTTGGGATACTCTAAGGCATCTCAAATGGCAGGAGACACAAGGTTTGGGCAACAGGATGGAGCCCAGAATGTCCATTTTGATTCTGCTCTGGAAATGTCTTTTCCCCTGTGCTTCGGTTGttcatttttcccttaaatTGCCAAATCTTCAGAATAGGGATGATCCTATATGCTACACAGACTGTATTTAGCCCTATGATGTTAAATGCTAAACGAACACAGGCAGCTGAGGCCAGAAAAATATATGATGTCATCTGGACACTTCCCCGTAGCACAGGTCTAAGACTTCCTGATACAGAATTCTGCTAATCCAGACCAGTGGCCAGTCACTCATGCTCctgatttctgctttgaattgATGTGGCATTAACATCTAATTTTGTGCTTGGATCCTAATAAATCTTAATACATTGAATTAATCCACTAGCATCTGACATTTCTTACACGTGAAAGTGCTTAAAAATTGGGGGTTGGTTTATTATTGTTTTGATAAGATAAATGGAATTCATACCtgttactaaaaatatttttctagattTCAGCCTTTTCATAGCTCTTTGAATGCACTCTATTTTTAACACACTTGAAAAGGACACCAGATCTGCATGCAAGTTCCTAGGAAGCTCACACCAAGCTTGTTTTGCTACCCCTTCTCAGACACTGTTTGCCAGCACTCAGTTTCCCACTCTGCTTTCCTGGCCTAGCATTTAAACTTACTAAAATCCTTTTTATTCTAATGATATCACTTAAACCAGTGATGCAGATCAGTCTTATTACCTAACACTCTGTCACTCTTTCTGTCTTAGCAGCAGTGATGTTATAGCCTTTTCACGTGCTTTTGGAACAGTCATAATAATATAGGGGTTACTGTTTAGACAACAAAACTACAAAGACTCATTCTTTTGAAAGACTCTAGTGTAGATGGGAGTTTAACACATGAAATCACAATCCTCATCCTGTCTTCCTGCAGAGAAATGGCTCAGAAACAAACCAATGCAGAGTATGTTCAGGTACCTAACGAAGAAAACGTTCCTGTGACCACAGTTCCATCAAGCAATGCAACAAATGAATACCCTAGTGTTGATGAAACGGCTGCCTCTGGAACACTTGAAAATGAGGAGAAGCAAGAAGcggaaaaagaagaaatagccTAGATTTTTACTACAATTTTCCTTGTCAGCTTTGGACCCCTTTATACAAAAATTGTTGTCATTGAATTAACACAGAAGCATGACTAAAACTTAAATGGGCATTTGTATTGTGAATCACTGGGCTGGAGATTGAAAAGGGTCTGTCACACATGCACTCTGAATAGCAGAAGATTTGGCCTTTAAAGTTAAccaaatgtaatttattatcTAGTTACAATTACACACAGATACAGGCATAAAAAGACTATCGTCCACATTTATGCAACTTATTTTACAAAACTAATTAGGAAATGGGCTGAAGCATTTGACAAAGTAAGAGCTTTCCAGTCAACTATCAGTAATGCTGTATATATCCATACAGTTCTGAACCACAGCAGTCTTCTCCAGAAAGTGTTGGCCAACCTGATGTTTCCTGTACACCAAGAACAACCATCATGGCCAATACTGTCATCAGAATGCAGAAACAGATGTTAAGAACGGGAGCAATGAAATCTTGCGTGTCTGAATTCCActtaaagctaaaaaaaaaaaaaaaaaaaaaaaaaaagatcctggAAGCTTTTACCCTGTTGTTGCCTGATGTAGAATACATTTTGTTAACAGTGACTTTCTTGGCTTTAAAGTTCCCAAGGCACCAGCATTGCAGAGTTGTGTGTTTCAGCAGGTCTGGTTTTCAGTTTAATGGAACTAGCATTCAAGTACCCAGTTCAGACATTGATCGATGGGTTTCAAGACAACAGGAGCTGGAAATCTAAATTCCTTGCAAGACTTGTTATAATAGGCACACAGAGTATCAGATTCCTCACGACATGCAGATACAGCTGCTTTCAAAACTTTGAAGTGAATACTGCCCACTGTACAACACACTAGTTACAATTGCTTCCTCTGCCTGAAAGGATTTAAACTTATTTCCAAGCAACTGCCATACCCACTAAGCAAACTCATGCTACTTTTCTTCTGGTCTCTTTTGCCCAGTGTAACTTGGACTATTTTCTATCCTTGACAGCATCAAGAGGAAAGGTAAGCAGTGCATCCACACCAATAGCCAACAGCTGAGTAATGAGCACTCtcttggaaggagaagagggaattGA encodes:
- the VSIG1 gene encoding V-set and immunoglobulin domain-containing protein 1 isoform X2; this translates as MFATMLKIFPILAILTGHVSGVVVTVPEKTVNVTTGGNATLLCTYTSSEPLGNFFIQWSFYSAKESQLHTIYYYSGGQSYSYGEFKNRITAATGPGNASITISNMQPSDTGSYTCEVFSPQGDAGQSQKSVIVSVLVKPSKPFCKIEGTPEKGHLIYLLCKCEEGLPHPTYHWYKVHENTLKPVTEQLNPNSGILYIGNLTTFETGYYRCIASNVLGNSTCELDLTANHSDSGIVAGALIGAILAAVIICIIVWVLTKKAKNKKSSSNEMQEMAQKQTNAEYVQVPNEENVPVTTVPSSNATNEYPSVDETAASGTLENEEKQEAEKEEIA
- the VSIG1 gene encoding V-set and immunoglobulin domain-containing protein 1 isoform X1 gives rise to the protein MFATMLKIFPILAILTGHVSGVVVTVPEKTVNVTTGGNATLLCTYTSSEPLGNFFIQWSFYSAKESQLHTRSPCHGILSMDEKSVSHCQKMVYVTDARGRCSWRHKIYYYSGGQSYSYGEFKNRITAATGPGNASITISNMQPSDTGSYTCEVFSPQGDAGQSQKSVIVSVLVKPSKPFCKIEGTPEKGHLIYLLCKCEEGLPHPTYHWYKVHENTLKPVTEQLNPNSGILYIGNLTTFETGYYRCIASNVLGNSTCELDLTANHSDSGIVAGALIGAILAAVIICIIVWVLTKKAKNKKSSSNEMQEMAQKQTNAEYVQVPNEENVPVTTVPSSNATNEYPSVDETAASGTLENEEKQEAEKEEIA